One part of the Vibrio ponticus genome encodes these proteins:
- the arfB gene encoding alternative ribosome rescue aminoacyl-tRNA hydrolase ArfB yields MLKISNSVTLSDWEIQMTAIRAQGSGGQNVNKVSSAIHLQFDIKHSTLPTIYKERLLALSDSRISKEGVITIKAQQYRTQEQNKEDALNRLAEVIRAAMVVQKARKATRPTRASKERRLKAKGIKSQTKTLRGRVRD; encoded by the coding sequence ATGCTTAAAATATCAAATAGTGTCACGCTCAGTGACTGGGAAATTCAAATGACGGCGATCCGCGCGCAAGGTTCGGGTGGGCAGAACGTCAACAAAGTTTCCAGTGCCATTCATCTGCAGTTTGATATCAAGCACTCTACGCTCCCGACCATCTACAAAGAGCGCCTACTCGCGCTGAGTGATTCACGCATTTCAAAAGAAGGCGTGATCACGATTAAAGCACAGCAGTATCGCACTCAAGAGCAAAACAAAGAGGATGCATTAAACCGTCTAGCCGAAGTGATCCGAGCGGCAATGGTGGTACAAAAAGCGCGCAAAGCAACCCGACCAACCCGGGCATCAAAAGAACGACGTTTAAAAGCGAAAGGTATTAAGAGTCAAACCAAGACACTACGAGGAAGAGTCCGCGATTAG
- a CDS encoding alpha/beta fold hydrolase codes for MQYAHAFIDDGLHYLPHYFSAPLDYSQPDKGELTIFAREVRLVGDEQSQKPWLVFFQGGPGFPALRPTGNSGWVKRALQEYRILLLDQRGTGNSSVISHQTLATKTPEQQAEYLSHFRADNIVRDAELIREQFGVKQWAILGQSFGGFCSLTYLSLFPQSILRSYITGGVPSISRHADDVYHATFKRTLDKNQAFFAQYPHAQDLCQSIADHLIDHEEFLPNGQRFTVEQFQQIGINFGMSDSFISTYYWLENAFVDIEGQKQLRYEFLNAMLAEQGFQTNPIYAILHESIYCQGFASNWSAHRVRDQYAQFNYQKGQPFLFTGEMVFPWMFEQYQNLKPLQQAAEILANKTDWGSLYDPIQLAHNKVPVSCAVYADDMFVEMDYSRETLATMPNAKAWITNEYEHNGLRADGERILDKLIAMGNQTAATLV; via the coding sequence ATGCAATACGCACACGCATTTATCGATGATGGATTACATTACTTACCCCATTATTTTTCAGCACCTTTGGATTACTCTCAGCCGGATAAAGGTGAGCTCACCATCTTTGCTCGTGAAGTTCGCTTAGTGGGTGATGAACAGAGCCAAAAGCCTTGGCTAGTCTTCTTTCAAGGCGGTCCAGGCTTCCCTGCGCTGCGCCCAACAGGCAATAGCGGATGGGTAAAACGCGCACTGCAAGAGTACCGCATATTGCTACTCGACCAACGCGGGACAGGCAATAGCTCTGTGATTAGCCACCAAACCTTGGCAACGAAAACACCCGAGCAGCAAGCGGAGTATTTGAGCCATTTTCGTGCGGACAATATCGTACGTGATGCCGAACTGATCCGTGAACAGTTCGGCGTTAAGCAATGGGCGATATTAGGTCAAAGCTTTGGTGGTTTTTGTTCATTAACCTACCTTTCACTATTCCCGCAAAGCATTCTGCGTAGCTACATCACCGGTGGTGTACCCTCCATTTCGCGCCATGCTGATGATGTATATCACGCGACCTTCAAACGCACTCTCGATAAAAACCAAGCGTTCTTTGCTCAGTACCCACATGCTCAAGATCTTTGCCAATCCATTGCCGATCACCTAATCGACCATGAAGAGTTCTTGCCAAACGGGCAGCGCTTTACCGTTGAGCAATTTCAACAAATCGGCATCAATTTCGGCATGAGTGATAGCTTCATTAGTACCTACTACTGGCTAGAAAATGCCTTTGTCGATATTGAAGGGCAAAAGCAGCTTCGTTATGAGTTTCTCAATGCCATGCTGGCAGAGCAAGGTTTCCAAACCAACCCGATTTACGCCATCTTGCACGAATCTATCTACTGCCAAGGTTTCGCTTCCAATTGGAGTGCTCATCGCGTGCGCGATCAATACGCCCAGTTTAACTATCAAAAAGGTCAGCCATTCCTGTTTACCGGTGAAATGGTTTTCCCATGGATGTTTGAGCAATACCAAAATCTAAAACCACTGCAACAAGCGGCGGAAATCTTAGCCAACAAAACCGACTGGGGTTCGCTCTATGACCCAATCCAGCTGGCGCACAACAAAGTTCCGGTAAGCTGCGCGGTTTATGCCGATGATATGTTTGTCGAGATGGATTATAGCCGTGAAACGTTAGCCACCATGCCAAACGCTAAAGCTTGGATTACCAATGAATATGAGCATAACGGCTTACGTGCAGATGGGGAGCGCATCCTAGATAAGCTTATCGCGATGGGCAACCAAACCGCAGCAACATTGGTTTAA
- a CDS encoding AraC family transcriptional regulator, which translates to MALIDETTQFAPDDLENPVIGIAARVGRHDSGLHQHQKGQLLYAPQGCMTITLAEVQCVLPPTRAAWIPANTLHCARMNNVVEYRSLYLSEQYANIGGDDVSIIEVTPLLRELIERMSFWAWDKPSHEMTNTLNLFTEELQQAKPQTLFLPLPKDARLQTWLGELQAVDTPSNAPSLSQLSQQIAASSKTISRIFSRETGMPYQAWRQQWRLLKSIEYLSQGLTVADVAHQLAFSSDSAFIAFFKQQTGQTPYQYINQ; encoded by the coding sequence ATGGCACTCATCGACGAAACCACCCAATTCGCCCCCGATGATCTCGAGAACCCGGTGATTGGTATCGCTGCCCGTGTCGGGCGTCATGATTCGGGATTACACCAACATCAGAAAGGTCAACTGCTCTACGCTCCGCAAGGGTGTATGACGATTACCCTCGCAGAGGTTCAATGTGTATTGCCACCGACGAGAGCGGCATGGATTCCTGCGAACACCCTGCACTGTGCGCGAATGAACAATGTGGTTGAATACCGATCACTGTATCTCAGTGAACAATACGCCAACATTGGTGGTGACGATGTCAGCATCATAGAAGTCACGCCACTGTTGCGTGAATTAATAGAGCGAATGTCATTTTGGGCTTGGGACAAGCCATCTCATGAGATGACCAATACACTAAATTTGTTTACTGAAGAACTGCAACAAGCGAAACCGCAAACTCTCTTCTTGCCACTTCCCAAGGATGCCCGTTTGCAAACTTGGCTTGGTGAGTTACAAGCTGTTGATACCCCCAGCAATGCGCCATCACTGAGCCAATTGAGCCAACAAATCGCCGCCAGCAGTAAAACCATCAGCCGAATTTTTAGTCGTGAGACAGGTATGCCTTATCAAGCTTGGCGTCAGCAATGGCGGCTCCTCAAATCCATTGAGTATCTCTCACAAGGGCTTACTGTTGCTGATGTCGCCCATCAGTTAGCGTTTTCCAGTGACAGTGCGTTTATTGCCTTTTTTAAACAGCAAACAGGACAAACCCCATATCAATATATCAATCAATGA
- a CDS encoding multidrug effflux MFS transporter, with product MKTKSAIGLMVLLMMFPQIVETIYSPALPYIAKGFDVSMSQAGMTLSIYFTAFAVGVMSWGVVADKMGRRPAMLLGLLVYGVAALGAVYAQNFYCLLAMRALSAFGAAVGSVVTQTMLRDTYDQEELSKVFSLMGIGIAISPALGLLFGSVLASHYGYYGVFSTLAMLAALLLLLSFRYLRESQPQHRANITTTTLAKPTMLTLAKRMILDGELWRSALLICGFNVMLFSYYLHGPFLFAQLGFSSMQFGLSGLLLAVATFIGSQFNQHLARRDITATQRVQLAAGIALLGGVGVYLNGQSVWFLVPMMLVVIGFSVAIPNILAGALAGYKQQVGSAGALFGLGYYLLIGCGMALAGKSANLGAILMFSAVITLLVSCLNRSKNRLSIM from the coding sequence ATGAAAACGAAATCTGCGATAGGGTTGATGGTATTACTGATGATGTTTCCCCAAATCGTTGAAACCATCTATAGTCCGGCATTGCCTTATATTGCCAAGGGCTTTGACGTCTCAATGTCACAGGCTGGAATGACACTATCAATCTACTTTACCGCTTTTGCTGTAGGGGTGATGAGTTGGGGTGTCGTTGCTGACAAAATGGGTCGTCGACCTGCGATGTTATTGGGTTTGCTGGTGTATGGAGTAGCGGCTTTGGGCGCTGTTTATGCACAAAATTTTTATTGCTTGTTGGCAATGCGTGCTCTGAGTGCATTTGGTGCGGCGGTGGGTTCAGTTGTAACACAAACTATGTTGCGAGATACCTATGATCAAGAGGAGTTAAGTAAAGTCTTCTCTCTGATGGGAATCGGCATTGCGATTAGCCCTGCATTGGGATTACTGTTTGGTAGTGTGTTGGCGAGCCACTATGGTTATTATGGCGTGTTCAGTACTCTCGCGATGCTTGCTGCGTTGTTGTTACTGCTCTCCTTTCGCTATCTACGTGAAAGTCAGCCTCAGCATCGCGCAAATATCACGACAACTACGCTTGCTAAGCCAACCATGCTGACGTTGGCAAAGCGTATGATTTTAGATGGCGAATTGTGGCGTAGTGCATTGCTGATTTGTGGCTTTAACGTGATGCTGTTTAGTTATTATCTACATGGTCCATTTTTGTTTGCTCAGCTTGGGTTTAGCTCGATGCAATTTGGTTTGAGTGGGCTGCTTCTTGCTGTCGCGACCTTTATTGGTAGCCAATTTAATCAACATCTCGCGAGACGCGACATCACCGCGACTCAACGGGTTCAATTAGCTGCTGGGATTGCGTTGTTAGGAGGCGTAGGCGTGTATCTGAACGGTCAATCCGTATGGTTTTTAGTGCCGATGATGCTGGTGGTGATTGGCTTTAGTGTTGCGATACCGAATATCTTAGCGGGCGCTTTAGCGGGTTATAAACAGCAAGTGGGATCGGCAGGCGCACTATTCGGTTTAGGTTATTACCTTTTGATTGGGTGCGGTATGGCGCTGGCAGGGAAAAGTGCGAATTTAGGTGCGATATTGATGTTTTCTGCGGTGATCACACTGTTAGTCTCCTGCTTAAACCGGAGCAAGAATCGTTTGTCGATTATGTAA
- a CDS encoding ferredoxin--NADP reductase: MVDIAGYHRGIIQKRTDWTEQVFSLRVTGAPLQFKAGQFTKLALLDDDGNLVSRAYSLVNAPLTSSDMLEFLIISAPDGKLSPRLKNLREGEGVYVAQSAHGDLIFETIPKQTKTLWLLSTGTGIGPFLSLLDDISFRPSSDKIVLVHGVRQESDLVYRYLIDQLVKEYQGRLTYQPVVSREKVTDALHGRITDLISTGSLMEQCEAQFDPQHSFVMLCGNPEMIKDTTHILLQAGLSKHRVAEPGNIIFERYW, encoded by the coding sequence ATGGTGGATATTGCGGGATATCATCGAGGTATAATTCAGAAACGAACCGATTGGACTGAGCAGGTCTTTAGCCTGCGAGTCACTGGTGCCCCCTTACAGTTTAAGGCAGGTCAGTTTACCAAATTAGCCTTGCTTGATGACGATGGTAATCTTGTTTCTCGCGCTTATTCCTTAGTCAATGCGCCGCTTACTAGCAGTGATATGTTGGAATTTTTGATTATTTCTGCCCCTGATGGAAAACTCAGTCCACGGCTTAAGAACCTTCGCGAAGGGGAGGGCGTTTACGTTGCTCAGTCTGCCCATGGGGATTTGATTTTTGAGACGATTCCTAAACAAACCAAAACCTTGTGGCTATTGTCCACCGGCACTGGCATTGGTCCTTTTCTATCGTTATTGGACGACATTAGTTTTCGCCCAAGCAGCGATAAGATTGTCTTAGTGCATGGAGTAAGGCAAGAGTCGGACTTGGTATATCGTTATCTTATCGACCAGTTAGTAAAAGAATATCAAGGGCGATTAACCTACCAACCCGTCGTGTCTCGCGAAAAGGTCACTGACGCGCTGCATGGGCGCATTACAGATTTGATCTCGACAGGCAGTTTGATGGAGCAGTGCGAGGCGCAATTTGACCCTCAGCATAGCTTTGTGATGCTGTGTGGTAACCCCGAGATGATTAAAGATACCACCCATATACTGCTGCAAGCTGGCTTATCCAAACATCGAGTGGCAGAACCAGGCAATATTATCTTTGAGCGCTATTGGTAG
- a CDS encoding acyl-CoA synthetase: MNLIVNVHKGVRKAGFEMATRQAWKCGMKANLVNRVIGVAKGQVVCVVEGVRAELSTPLNNPLHTDEKQGRYMFVGGVCWEPNSLLAPGFPDFMFMHLRSLGNKHKYMTDDELFFNLA, translated from the coding sequence ATGAACTTGATCGTCAATGTGCATAAAGGTGTTCGTAAAGCTGGTTTTGAGATGGCGACACGACAAGCTTGGAAATGTGGAATGAAAGCCAACTTAGTGAATCGAGTGATTGGTGTTGCTAAGGGGCAAGTCGTCTGTGTGGTAGAAGGGGTGCGTGCAGAGCTATCTACACCGCTTAATAACCCACTGCATACCGATGAGAAGCAAGGGCGTTACATGTTTGTTGGCGGCGTATGCTGGGAGCCAAACTCACTACTCGCGCCAGGTTTTCCGGACTTTATGTTTATGCACCTCAGAAGCTTGGGTAACAAACACAAATACATGACGGATGATGAGTTATTTTTTAATCTAGCTTAA
- the nagB gene encoding glucosamine-6-phosphate deaminase encodes MRLIPLQQAAQVGKWAAAHIVKRINDFQPTAERPFVLGLPTGGTPLATYNALIELYKAGEVSFKHVVTFNMDEYIGIPADHPESYRSFMYNNFFNHIDIQEENINLLDGNAPDHEVECKRYEDKIKSYGKINLFMGGVGNDGHIAFNEPASSLSSRTRIKTLTEDTRIANSRFFDGDINQVPKYALTIGVGTLLDSEEIMILVTGHNKAQALEAAVEGSVNHLWTVSALQLHPKSVIVCDEPSTQELKVKTVKYFTELEAENIKGF; translated from the coding sequence ATGAGACTTATCCCGCTTCAACAAGCAGCACAAGTAGGTAAATGGGCAGCGGCACACATCGTTAAGCGCATTAATGATTTCCAACCAACAGCAGAGCGTCCGTTCGTTCTAGGTCTACCTACTGGTGGTACACCTCTAGCAACATACAATGCATTAATCGAACTGTACAAAGCTGGCGAAGTTAGCTTCAAGCACGTTGTAACATTCAACATGGATGAATACATTGGTATCCCAGCTGACCACCCAGAGTCATACCGTTCATTCATGTACAACAACTTCTTCAATCACATCGATATTCAAGAAGAGAACATCAACCTTCTAGACGGTAACGCACCAGATCACGAAGTTGAATGTAAGCGTTACGAAGACAAAATTAAGTCTTACGGCAAAATCAACCTATTCATGGGTGGTGTAGGTAACGACGGTCACATCGCATTTAACGAGCCAGCGTCTTCGCTATCTTCTCGTACTCGTATCAAGACTCTGACTGAAGATACTCGTATTGCGAACTCTCGTTTCTTTGATGGTGATATCAACCAAGTACCAAAATACGCACTAACTATCGGTGTAGGTACTCTACTAGACTCAGAAGAGATCATGATTCTAGTAACAGGTCACAACAAAGCTCAAGCGCTAGAAGCAGCGGTTGAAGGGAGCGTAAACCACCTATGGACTGTATCTGCTCTACAGCTACACCCTAAATCAGTCATCGTATGTGACGAGCCATCGACACAAGAGCTGAAAGTGAAAACAGTGAAATACTTCACTGAGCTAGAAGCAGAAAACATCAAAGGTTTCTAA
- a CDS encoding tetratricopeptide repeat protein — MSMMGIAIGATGLLLLLLFLWMFALSVRQKRVEEERKQRESAYRKAMARDRQRELEERIRKAEHGDITMILYLAKEEERTNLRKALYWYLKAAHLENITGMYGIIRISDRMKDDVVLRQQAQYWRLAVSAAEGSLEAKYQVAEALFYGRGVEQNVDKAYKFMEDAAKLQYIPAMLFLGDWAVANNNPQPSPINSYEWFFHAAKLKDNEARLRLGVCYIEGIGVEADFQRGCYWLERAGEKGYTPAMLKAGEYWMEQGGQGKSIAYIWLFMAAQLGNEDARILRDQISLTISVDIVVGLQSLAKPMLKRIREKRVGKHAIIKALNRLYKRDFDYLAYDMTPETENVNLDEDLDAELPLEPSFNHFESPAQGIESQRPQATLDFSQSPMDQAKR; from the coding sequence ATGAGTATGATGGGAATTGCCATTGGGGCAACCGGACTGCTGCTGCTGTTATTGTTCCTTTGGATGTTTGCGCTTTCTGTGCGTCAAAAACGCGTGGAAGAGGAGCGTAAGCAGAGAGAAAGTGCCTATCGCAAAGCAATGGCTCGAGATCGACAAAGAGAGTTAGAAGAACGAATCAGAAAAGCAGAGCATGGCGATATTACGATGATCCTCTACCTTGCTAAAGAAGAGGAAAGAACGAATTTGCGCAAAGCTTTGTATTGGTATTTGAAAGCCGCGCATCTTGAAAATATTACCGGAATGTACGGCATTATTCGTATTAGTGATCGGATGAAAGATGACGTCGTGCTGCGTCAGCAGGCGCAGTATTGGCGCTTAGCGGTCTCGGCGGCGGAAGGTAGCTTGGAGGCGAAATATCAAGTTGCTGAGGCGCTGTTCTATGGGCGTGGTGTCGAGCAAAATGTCGATAAAGCTTACAAGTTTATGGAAGACGCTGCCAAATTACAGTATATACCGGCAATGCTGTTTCTTGGTGATTGGGCAGTGGCTAACAACAACCCACAACCTTCGCCAATTAATTCATATGAATGGTTTTTCCATGCGGCAAAACTCAAAGATAATGAAGCAAGATTGCGTTTAGGTGTTTGTTATATTGAAGGTATTGGTGTTGAAGCCGACTTTCAACGCGGTTGTTACTGGTTAGAGCGTGCGGGTGAAAAAGGCTATACCCCAGCGATGCTAAAAGCCGGTGAATACTGGATGGAGCAAGGTGGGCAAGGAAAATCCATTGCTTACATTTGGCTCTTTATGGCAGCGCAATTGGGCAATGAGGATGCGCGGATTTTGCGTGACCAGATTTCGCTTACCATAAGTGTTGATATTGTGGTGGGCTTACAATCTTTAGCTAAGCCAATGCTGAAACGAATCCGTGAAAAAAGAGTCGGTAAACACGCGATTATTAAAGCGCTTAACCGCTTGTACAAACGCGATTTTGATTATCTGGCTTATGATATGACGCCAGAAACGGAAAACGTGAATCTGGATGAAGATCTGGATGCGGAACTGCCGTTAGAGCCATCTTTCAATCATTTTGAAAGCCCAGCACAGGGGATAGAGAGCCAGCGCCCGCAAGCAACGTTAGATTTTTCTCAATCACCGATGGATCAAGCTAAACGTTAG
- the bcsG gene encoding cellulose biosynthesis protein BcsG, producing the protein MPTKTLANTTFSIGLGWWNVYFIAKIALYLQGTINFHPLYNFALLLAILLPIKSKAVNRLRHFVAVIAAVWLLHFDSYLPPLDRLWAQMGQLMQFEWRYLLELLGRFVSPQLLIGLFVVCAGYAILSKFLRVSVLVTLAMLYISLPSTTPSNPNLVAESENNPQPTTKPTENKPALDAEINDQTLSTLTSEFFTQEASREVNFNTSSAQDAPFDLLLLSICSVAWDDIEIAGLANHPLFKEFDIMFDNFSSATSYSGPAVIRLLRASCGQQEHSQLFAAAPNKQCYLFDDLKQLGFSENLVMNHNGVFDSFLELIKKDGDIQADLMSQQGFTPYQKSFDGSNIFRDKQVLNNWWQQRLNSDNDKVVALYNSISLHDGNRIINANSTTSMVSYKKRLNNLLDDLYAFFKTLEASGRNIVVALVPEHGAGMRGDRMQISGMREIPAPTIIHTPVGVKIFGKDMERLGEIEHIKAPSSYLALSQLIANILHQDIYQSKQFSPASLTKDLPETRVVAQNSGSTVIEVNGEYYVSLDGTSWIEYPH; encoded by the coding sequence ATGCCAACAAAAACTCTTGCGAACACCACATTCTCCATCGGGTTAGGTTGGTGGAACGTCTACTTTATCGCCAAGATCGCTCTGTACCTACAAGGCACGATCAATTTCCATCCCTTGTATAACTTTGCACTATTGCTGGCGATTTTATTGCCAATAAAAAGTAAAGCCGTTAATCGACTCCGTCATTTCGTAGCGGTTATCGCGGCTGTATGGTTACTCCATTTTGACTCTTACTTACCGCCGCTTGATCGTCTTTGGGCGCAAATGGGGCAACTGATGCAGTTCGAGTGGCGCTATTTGCTCGAATTATTGGGACGCTTTGTTTCTCCTCAGCTGTTGATCGGTCTGTTTGTCGTGTGCGCTGGATACGCTATCCTCAGCAAGTTCTTACGTGTGTCGGTACTGGTTACCCTAGCAATGCTCTACATCAGTTTACCGAGTACCACGCCATCGAACCCTAACTTGGTCGCTGAGAGCGAAAATAATCCGCAACCTACAACAAAGCCTACCGAGAATAAGCCTGCACTCGACGCCGAAATAAACGACCAAACATTGAGTACCCTCACCTCAGAATTCTTTACTCAAGAGGCATCAAGAGAAGTCAACTTCAACACCAGCAGCGCACAAGATGCACCCTTTGATTTGTTGCTATTGAGTATCTGTTCTGTCGCTTGGGACGATATCGAGATTGCTGGGCTTGCGAATCACCCTCTGTTTAAAGAGTTCGACATTATGTTCGACAATTTTAGCTCAGCCACTTCCTACAGTGGACCTGCGGTGATTCGCTTGTTAAGAGCGAGCTGCGGTCAGCAAGAGCATAGTCAGCTGTTCGCTGCTGCACCCAACAAACAGTGCTATTTATTCGATGATCTCAAGCAATTAGGCTTCAGCGAAAACTTAGTCATGAACCACAATGGTGTATTTGATAGCTTCTTAGAACTGATCAAAAAAGATGGTGATATACAAGCAGACTTGATGTCACAGCAAGGCTTTACCCCTTATCAAAAGTCGTTCGACGGCTCAAACATCTTTCGTGACAAACAAGTGCTCAATAACTGGTGGCAACAAAGACTCAATAGCGATAATGACAAAGTTGTCGCGCTATATAACTCAATTTCACTGCACGATGGAAACCGCATCATCAATGCCAATTCAACCACCTCAATGGTGAGCTACAAAAAGCGTCTCAATAATCTTTTGGATGATTTGTATGCTTTCTTTAAAACCCTCGAAGCCTCTGGACGAAACATTGTGGTCGCACTCGTGCCTGAACACGGTGCCGGTATGCGTGGTGATAGAATGCAGATTTCGGGGATGCGCGAAATCCCCGCACCAACCATTATTCATACGCCTGTCGGTGTGAAGATTTTTGGTAAAGACATGGAACGTCTAGGTGAGATTGAGCATATCAAAGCGCCATCGAGTTACTTGGCACTTTCTCAGCTAATTGCCAATATTTTGCATCAAGATATCTACCAATCGAAGCAGTTTAGTCCTGCAAGTTTAACCAAGGATCTACCAGAAACGAGAGTCGTTGCGCAGAATTCCGGCTCGACGGTCATCGAAGTAAATGGCGAATACTACGTCTCACTCGATGGAACAAGTTGGATTGAATACCCGCACTAA
- the bcsE gene encoding cellulose biosynthesis protein BcsE — protein MSSIIGLPATTSELESKSTYVNLFTNKHMTIEFLLSALNKNQTNTLLSFIDKDAITSGLDSTTIKYFNELQDKYFNIKYFINRKGQKKNLNPLSLAKDIQAINITPLSHVILLIPDSLLAHCHGEEIDSFLRNLNTFATKTNSRVNLCIFGHLATSVLKPKLLTHNRSLAGLATMTAVDHSRYSYFVDFWSNSHGVTATQEYLLTQQHDARLLATQSTQAPTQTLREDKADSERVYIVRTALGETAKAPASMHVAENNRHLIELLDSPRASTLIFSCSSQEDVQQLAIECYQLRVKSGPQLKIIIRETQQCLRYADEKYLLRAGANLIAPVQVPSMRFMTQVEAIQGQLLTRAIPDTLDALVKYDLSFGSKGYLRGKEFTRYCNDVISTSAQSKVNFALVKLNLLPGMLAEECLRLCHIKRDGDVVTATQKALYILFSAVRHNDIDVALNNIFEFPIRDLFHSTRTFETQYDIDSELKYIIGDEVLISNEVTSLATETQIFSGHTPATTELPALYAVKKPIALKGSL, from the coding sequence ATGTCATCAATCATCGGTTTACCAGCAACCACTAGTGAGTTAGAAAGTAAATCCACATATGTCAATTTATTTACTAACAAGCACATGACAATTGAGTTCCTTTTAAGTGCTTTGAATAAAAATCAAACCAATACATTGCTGAGTTTCATTGACAAAGACGCCATTACTTCAGGGCTAGACTCTACTACAATTAAATATTTCAATGAGTTACAAGATAAATATTTCAATATAAAATATTTTATTAACAGAAAGGGGCAAAAAAAGAATTTAAATCCTCTCTCTTTAGCGAAAGACATTCAGGCAATTAATATTACGCCTCTTTCTCATGTTATTTTGTTAATTCCTGACTCTTTACTTGCTCACTGTCATGGTGAAGAGATCGACTCATTTCTGCGTAATCTCAATACGTTTGCGACGAAAACGAATAGCCGAGTAAACTTGTGTATTTTTGGTCACTTAGCCACTTCAGTACTGAAGCCCAAGCTACTGACTCACAACCGTTCACTAGCGGGCTTAGCAACGATGACCGCCGTTGACCACTCACGCTATAGTTATTTTGTCGATTTCTGGTCAAATAGCCACGGAGTGACTGCCACTCAAGAATATCTGTTGACTCAACAGCATGACGCTCGCCTGTTAGCCACCCAATCCACCCAGGCTCCAACCCAGACTCTGAGAGAGGATAAAGCGGATAGTGAGCGGGTGTATATTGTAAGAACGGCTTTAGGTGAAACAGCGAAAGCCCCGGCTAGCATGCATGTTGCTGAAAACAATCGACACTTAATTGAGTTGTTAGATAGCCCAAGAGCCTCCACCCTCATTTTTAGCTGCTCAAGCCAAGAAGATGTGCAACAACTGGCGATAGAATGCTATCAACTGAGGGTTAAATCAGGTCCTCAGCTAAAGATTATCATTAGAGAAACACAGCAATGTTTACGCTATGCTGATGAAAAATACCTGCTCCGAGCGGGAGCTAACCTGATTGCTCCCGTACAGGTGCCATCGATGCGTTTTATGACCCAAGTCGAAGCCATTCAAGGACAATTGCTAACTCGAGCCATACCAGACACCTTGGATGCATTGGTCAAATATGACCTCAGCTTTGGCAGCAAGGGATATTTACGCGGCAAAGAATTTACCCGCTACTGTAACGATGTGATCTCTACTTCCGCACAGTCAAAGGTCAATTTCGCCCTAGTAAAACTCAATTTACTACCGGGAATGCTGGCTGAAGAATGCTTACGCCTGTGCCATATCAAACGCGACGGTGATGTCGTCACTGCGACACAAAAAGCGCTCTATATTTTATTCAGTGCGGTGCGCCATAACGATATTGATGTTGCCCTCAACAATATTTTCGAGTTTCCAATTCGTGACTTGTTTCATTCAACACGAACATTTGAAACCCAATACGATATTGATTCTGAACTAAAATACATCATAGGTGATGAAGTATTAATCTCTAATGAAGTGACCTCTCTCGCCACAGAAACGCAGATTTTTTCCGGTCACACGCCCGCTACGACGGAGCTGCCAGCACTGTATGCTGTTAAAAAGCCCATTGCACTCAAAGGATCACTATGA